The following are from one region of the Haemophilus parainfluenzae genome:
- a CDS encoding ABC transporter permease subunit, with amino-acid sequence MFKFILKRILMVIPTFIAITFVTFSLIHFIPGDPVEIMMGERGLTPEVHQQMMKQLGLDLPLYQQYFNYIGNVIQGDFGESFRTQQPVLREFFTLFPATFELAFFALFWSLIAGITLGTIAAVKKDSWISHTVTAMSLTGYSMPIFWWGLILILYVSPWLDLPQGGRLEDSFWIDTPTGFMLIDTWLSGVPGAFGNAIKSLILPSIVLGTIPLAVITRMTRSSMLEVLGEDYIRTAKAKGLSYTRIVIVHALRNALIPVVTVVGLIVGQLLSGAVLTETIFSWPGIGKWIIDAISNRDYPVLQGAVLIIATIIIVVNLTIDLLYGVVNPRIRHQ; translated from the coding sequence ATGTTTAAATTTATTTTAAAACGTATTTTAATGGTGATTCCTACCTTTATCGCCATTACTTTTGTGACTTTTTCGCTCATTCATTTTATTCCAGGCGATCCTGTGGAGATTATGATGGGAGAGCGAGGTTTAACACCAGAAGTTCATCAACAAATGATGAAGCAACTTGGTCTCGATTTACCGTTGTATCAGCAATATTTTAATTATATTGGCAATGTAATACAAGGTGATTTCGGTGAATCATTCCGCACTCAACAACCTGTTCTGAGAGAGTTTTTCACGCTTTTCCCTGCCACGTTTGAATTAGCTTTCTTTGCACTATTTTGGTCATTAATTGCCGGTATTACGCTAGGAACGATTGCGGCCGTCAAGAAAGATAGCTGGATTTCTCATACCGTGACAGCTATGTCATTAACGGGTTATTCCATGCCAATTTTCTGGTGGGGATTAATTTTGATCTTATATGTTTCACCTTGGTTAGATTTACCACAAGGGGGGCGTTTAGAAGATAGCTTCTGGATCGATACGCCGACCGGTTTTATGTTAATTGATACTTGGCTTTCAGGTGTGCCAGGCGCCTTTGGGAATGCCATTAAGTCATTGATTCTCCCGTCTATTGTGTTAGGCACCATTCCACTTGCGGTGATTACCAGAATGACACGTTCTTCGATGTTGGAAGTGTTAGGTGAAGATTATATTCGTACCGCAAAAGCGAAAGGCTTAAGTTATACCCGAATTGTGATTGTCCATGCGCTACGTAATGCGCTTATCCCTGTTGTGACAGTGGTGGGCTTGATTGTAGGACAGCTATTATCCGGTGCGGTTTTAACCGAAACAATTTTCTCATGGCCGGGTATTGGTAAATGGATTATTGATGCGATTTCCAATCGTGATTATCCTGTCTTACAAGGCGCCGTGTTGATTATCGCTACAATTATTATAGTGGTGAATTTGACGATCGATTTACTTTATGGCGTGGTAAACCCACGTATTCGCCATCAATAA
- the uvrD gene encoding DNA helicase II — protein MDISELLDGLNDKQREAVAAPLGNYLVLAGAGSGKTRVLTHRIAWLIAVENISEGSIMAVTFTNKAAAEMRHRIQDTLSKHAQSNLFGMWIGTFHSIAHRLLRAHHLDVNLPQDFQILDSEDQLRLVKRLMKLHNYDDKAFPPKQACWYINNKKDEGLRPQDIDDFGDRQEKEWIKIYQIYQDTCDRAGLVDFAELLIRAYELFAKKPVILQRYQQRFQHILVDEFQDTNKIQYAWIKILVGNTGKVMIVGDDDQSIYGWRGAQVENIQKFLKDFNAETIRLEQNYRSTGNILKSANQLISNNSDRLGKNLWTDGEMGEPVGIYAAFNELDEAKFVASQIQNWVDDGGKLDDCAVLYRSNSQSRVIEEALIRCQIPYRIYGGMRFFERQEIKDALAYLRLINNRQDDAAFERVINTPTRGIGDRTLDVLRNLTRERQITLWQAVQVVTQENMLTGRASTALLRFQELINSLQVDTAEMPLFAQTDFVIKHSGLYDMYKQEKGEKGEVRIENLEELVTATREFIKPDEAEDMTDLTAFLTHASLEAGEEQASPHQSCVEMMTLHSAKGLEFPRVFMVGVEEGVFPSFRSFEEPGRLEEERRLAYVGITRAKQKLTICYAESRRVYTKEERHLPSRFITELPSECIQEIRLRGTVTRALNQAKVGSLSASLPENEWKMGQKVKHEKFGFGTVINVEGSDNNTRLQIAFQAQGIKWLIAHLAKLEKVR, from the coding sequence ATGGATATTTCAGAATTACTTGATGGCTTGAATGATAAACAACGTGAAGCAGTGGCAGCACCGCTTGGCAATTACCTTGTGCTTGCCGGTGCAGGAAGTGGCAAAACTCGCGTATTGACTCATCGTATTGCTTGGTTGATTGCTGTAGAAAATATTTCTGAAGGCAGCATCATGGCGGTAACCTTCACCAATAAAGCTGCTGCTGAAATGCGTCATCGTATTCAAGATACCTTATCTAAACATGCTCAATCGAATCTATTTGGTATGTGGATTGGCACATTCCATAGCATTGCCCATCGATTATTACGTGCTCACCATTTAGATGTGAACTTGCCACAAGATTTCCAAATTTTGGATTCTGAAGACCAACTTCGTTTAGTAAAACGATTGATGAAATTGCACAATTATGACGATAAAGCGTTTCCACCTAAACAAGCGTGCTGGTATATCAATAATAAAAAAGATGAAGGTTTAAGACCGCAAGATATTGATGATTTCGGTGATCGTCAGGAAAAAGAGTGGATTAAGATTTATCAAATTTATCAAGATACTTGTGATCGTGCGGGCTTGGTGGATTTTGCGGAATTGTTAATTCGTGCGTATGAATTATTTGCTAAAAAGCCGGTGATTTTGCAGCGCTATCAGCAACGTTTTCAGCATATTTTGGTGGACGAGTTTCAAGATACCAATAAAATTCAATATGCCTGGATCAAAATTCTTGTCGGCAATACGGGCAAAGTGATGATTGTGGGCGATGATGACCAATCCATTTATGGATGGCGTGGTGCACAAGTCGAAAATATTCAAAAATTCTTAAAAGATTTCAACGCTGAAACTATCCGTTTGGAACAAAACTATCGTTCTACCGGCAATATTCTGAAAAGTGCCAACCAACTTATTTCGAATAATAGTGATCGCCTCGGTAAGAATTTATGGACCGACGGTGAAATGGGTGAGCCAGTAGGTATTTATGCCGCATTTAATGAGTTAGATGAAGCTAAATTCGTGGCTTCTCAGATCCAAAACTGGGTAGATGACGGCGGAAAATTAGATGATTGTGCCGTTTTATATCGTAGTAATAGCCAATCTCGTGTTATTGAAGAAGCGTTGATTCGTTGCCAAATTCCTTACCGGATTTACGGCGGGATGCGATTCTTCGAACGCCAAGAAATTAAAGATGCGTTGGCATATTTGCGTTTGATTAATAATCGTCAAGATGATGCGGCATTTGAACGTGTAATTAATACGCCTACACGTGGCATTGGTGATCGTACTTTAGATGTGTTACGAAATTTAACTCGTGAACGTCAAATTACCTTATGGCAAGCCGTACAAGTAGTCACACAAGAAAATATGCTAACGGGACGTGCTTCAACCGCATTATTGCGTTTCCAAGAGTTGATTAATTCTTTACAGGTGGATACAGCCGAAATGCCACTTTTTGCACAAACTGATTTTGTGATTAAACATTCTGGCTTATACGACATGTATAAACAGGAAAAAGGCGAAAAAGGTGAAGTCCGTATTGAAAACTTAGAGGAATTGGTGACGGCAACCCGAGAATTTATCAAGCCTGATGAAGCAGAGGATATGACCGATCTTACTGCCTTTTTAACTCATGCCTCTTTAGAAGCGGGAGAAGAGCAGGCTTCACCGCATCAATCTTGTGTAGAAATGATGACCTTACACTCAGCAAAAGGTTTGGAATTCCCACGCGTGTTTATGGTGGGGGTAGAAGAGGGCGTATTCCCAAGTTTCCGTTCATTTGAAGAACCCGGTCGTTTAGAAGAAGAACGCCGTCTTGCTTATGTGGGCATTACACGTGCTAAGCAAAAACTGACGATTTGTTATGCGGAAAGTCGTCGTGTTTATACAAAAGAAGAACGTCATTTGCCTTCACGTTTTATTACAGAATTGCCATCAGAATGCATTCAAGAAATCCGCTTGCGTGGAACAGTCACTCGAGCATTAAACCAAGCGAAAGTGGGAAGTTTAAGCGCGAGTTTGCCTGAGAATGAATGGAAAATGGGGCAAAAAGTGAAACATGAAAAGTTTGGTTTTGGCACAGTGATAAACGTTGAAGGCTCAGATAATAACACCCGTTTACAAATCGCTTTCCAAGCTCAAGGTATTAAGTGGTTGATTGCGCATTTGGCAAAATTAGAAAAAGTGCGGTAG
- a CDS encoding ABC transporter substrate-binding protein: MPIKTTLKLTALSALAALAFTSHAQAEGKLTVYCSVQNVVCEKVTQAFSKKYNVDAQFVRNSTGVVLGKIKAEKENPQADFWFGGTIEPHLQAAELGLLESYRSPLQKDIMPQFKSLMDQRGNFTSVIYLMELGIGVNTKKLKELNIPAPKCYADLIKPEYQGQIQYPDPRVSGTGYSLISTFSTLWGEEKAFDYLKKLESNLMQHTKTGLASNYLANGTVAIDLGFMLVYPREKKNGAPVEGILPCEGVGYSLGGASIIKGARNLDNAKLFMDFVLSKEAQEIPWRESDSYQLPTNIHAEPAPGFLPASKLKLVDIDFMKFGTDQEGKRLTQRWVSEVLLESKSPKE, translated from the coding sequence ATGCCAATTAAAACAACATTAAAATTGACCGCACTTTCTGCCCTTGCGGCACTCGCCTTCACATCTCACGCACAGGCTGAAGGAAAACTCACTGTCTATTGCAGTGTACAAAACGTTGTATGCGAAAAAGTCACTCAAGCCTTTAGTAAAAAATACAATGTAGATGCACAATTTGTACGTAATAGTACAGGCGTCGTATTAGGCAAAATTAAAGCTGAAAAAGAAAACCCACAAGCTGATTTCTGGTTTGGTGGCACCATTGAACCTCATCTTCAAGCGGCTGAATTAGGCTTACTTGAATCCTATCGTTCCCCATTACAAAAAGACATCATGCCGCAGTTTAAATCTTTAATGGATCAACGCGGCAATTTCACCTCTGTGATTTACTTAATGGAACTTGGCATTGGGGTAAATACTAAAAAATTAAAAGAATTGAATATTCCTGCGCCAAAATGTTATGCAGATCTAATAAAACCAGAATATCAAGGGCAAATTCAATATCCCGATCCCCGTGTTTCCGGTACGGGTTATTCACTTATCAGCACTTTTTCCACATTATGGGGAGAAGAAAAAGCGTTTGATTATTTGAAAAAGTTAGAATCCAATCTCATGCAGCATACCAAAACAGGTCTTGCGAGCAATTATTTAGCAAATGGTACTGTAGCAATTGATTTAGGTTTTATGTTGGTTTACCCACGTGAGAAGAAAAACGGTGCACCGGTTGAAGGGATTTTACCGTGCGAGGGCGTAGGCTATTCTTTAGGCGGAGCTAGTATTATCAAAGGAGCAAGAAACCTCGATAATGCTAAGCTGTTTATGGATTTTGTACTAAGCAAAGAAGCACAAGAAATTCCGTGGCGAGAATCAGACTCTTATCAACTTCCAACCAATATTCATGCTGAACCGGCGCCAGGCTTCCTGCCGGCGAGCAAATTAAAACTCGTGGATATTGATTTTATGAAATTTGGTACAGATCAAGAAGGTAAACGCCTCACCCAACGCTGGGTTTCTGAAGTGCTCTTAGAGAGTAAATCGCCAAAAGAATAA
- the dppD gene encoding dipeptide ABC transporter ATP-binding protein yields MALLDVKELSVHFGDEKAPFKAVDRISYQVNQGEVLGIVGESGSGKSVSSLAIMGLIDFPGRVSAQGLAFEGKDLLSLPPKEKQELIGADIAMIFQDPMTSLNPAYTVGFQIMEAIKAHQGGSKKERRERTLELLRLVGIPDPESRIDVYPHQLSGGMSQRVMIAMAIACKPRLLIADEPTTALDVTIQAQIVDLLLELQQKECMSLILITHDLALVAEAAHRIIVMYAGQVVEEGRAEDIFRDPKHPYTQALLRSLPEFAEGKSRLQSLPGVVPGKYDRPQGCLLNPRCPYATDLCRLVEPELRQVGNRQVKCHTPLNAQGEPSNV; encoded by the coding sequence ATGGCATTATTAGATGTAAAAGAGCTTTCTGTTCACTTTGGTGATGAAAAAGCACCTTTTAAAGCAGTGGATCGTATTAGCTACCAAGTTAATCAAGGCGAGGTATTAGGCATTGTTGGAGAATCTGGTTCGGGGAAATCAGTGAGTTCCCTTGCGATAATGGGCTTAATTGATTTTCCTGGTCGAGTTTCAGCGCAGGGCTTAGCATTTGAAGGAAAAGATCTCTTAAGCTTGCCGCCAAAAGAAAAACAAGAATTGATTGGCGCAGATATTGCTATGATCTTCCAAGACCCGATGACAAGCTTAAATCCTGCTTATACGGTGGGTTTCCAAATTATGGAGGCGATTAAGGCGCATCAAGGCGGCAGTAAAAAAGAACGTCGTGAACGCACCTTAGAGCTATTACGCTTAGTCGGAATACCTGATCCTGAATCACGTATTGATGTCTATCCACATCAGCTTTCTGGCGGGATGAGCCAACGCGTTATGATTGCTATGGCGATTGCATGTAAACCGAGATTGCTCATTGCAGATGAACCAACCACCGCACTGGATGTGACCATTCAAGCTCAAATTGTAGATTTGTTGCTTGAGTTGCAGCAAAAAGAGTGTATGTCGTTGATTCTGATCACGCACGATCTTGCGTTAGTCGCAGAAGCGGCGCATCGTATTATTGTGATGTATGCAGGACAAGTAGTGGAAGAAGGACGAGCAGAAGATATTTTCCGTGACCCCAAACATCCTTACACTCAAGCGTTATTGCGTTCTTTACCAGAATTTGCCGAAGGTAAATCTCGTTTGCAATCTTTACCCGGTGTGGTGCCAGGTAAATACGACCGCCCACAAGGCTGTTTATTAAATCCACGTTGTCCGTATGCAACTGATCTTTGCCGACTTGTGGAACCTGAATTACGTCAAGTAGGAAATCGACAAGTTAAATGTCATACCCCATTAAATGCCCAAGGAGAACCAAGCAATGTCTAA
- a CDS encoding ABC transporter permease subunit: protein MTEQTLSIETITPRTPLQEFWFYFKQNKGAVIGLTFILVVALISVFAPWIAPFDPIEQNRSALLLPPAWYEGGNSAYLLGTDDIGRDILSRIIYGTRISVFAGFIIVILSCILGTSLGLLAGYYGGALDTLIVRFIDIMLAIPNLLLTIVVVSILEPSLTNATLAIAVVSIPSYVRLTRAAVLNEKNRDYVTSSRVAGASVLRLMFIVILPNCLAPLIVQMTMGISNAILELATLGFLGIGAKPPTPELGTMLSESRSFMQAANWLVTIPGLVILSLVLAFNLMGDGLRDTLDPKLKQ, encoded by the coding sequence ATGACGGAACAAACTTTATCTATTGAAACGATTACGCCTCGCACACCGTTGCAGGAGTTTTGGTTTTATTTCAAACAAAATAAAGGGGCAGTGATTGGGCTCACTTTTATTCTTGTCGTCGCATTAATCAGTGTTTTTGCGCCTTGGATTGCACCTTTTGATCCTATCGAACAAAATCGTTCAGCTTTATTGTTACCACCAGCTTGGTATGAAGGCGGCAATTCAGCTTATTTACTGGGTACAGATGACATTGGTCGAGATATTCTTTCTCGTATTATTTATGGTACGCGCATTTCTGTTTTTGCGGGCTTCATTATTGTTATTTTATCTTGCATTTTAGGAACGAGCCTTGGCTTGCTCGCCGGCTATTATGGTGGGGCATTGGATACATTAATTGTTCGTTTTATTGACATTATGTTGGCTATCCCAAACTTGCTTTTAACCATTGTGGTGGTATCAATTTTAGAGCCTTCTTTAACGAATGCGACGTTGGCGATTGCCGTGGTTTCGATTCCAAGTTATGTACGCTTAACACGTGCAGCAGTATTAAACGAGAAAAACAGAGATTATGTCACTTCTTCACGAGTGGCAGGAGCAAGCGTATTACGTTTAATGTTTATTGTGATTTTACCGAATTGCCTTGCGCCTCTCATCGTACAAATGACAATGGGGATTTCTAACGCCATTTTAGAGTTAGCGACTTTAGGTTTCTTAGGTATTGGGGCAAAACCACCAACACCGGAATTAGGGACGATGTTATCTGAATCACGTAGCTTTATGCAGGCGGCAAACTGGTTGGTTACCATTCCTGGTTTAGTGATTTTATCGCTTGTTTTAGCATTTAACTTAATGGGGGACGGGTTGCGTGATACACTCGATCCAAAATTAAAACAATAG
- the fdhD gene encoding formate dehydrogenase accessory sulfurtransferase FdhD yields the protein MHWIIQKTINFFKKTPENPTALFIEKQDSLAAEVPVSLVYNGIAHTVMMCSPQDLEDFALGFSLAEGIIEKKADIYGIDVVEVCNGIEVQIELSSRQFVALKDHRRTLTGRTGCGICGTEQISQVYKKLPKLDRTFQFNLNLLDGCLAQLQANQALGKETGATHAAAFFDLSGNLLAIREDVGRHVALDKLIGWHAKQNQPQGFVLVSSRASYEMVQKSVACGIELLVAISAATDLAVNMAEQHNLSLIGFARPGKANIYAGKERLVLA from the coding sequence ATGCACTGGATAATCCAAAAAACAATCAATTTTTTTAAAAAAACACCTGAAAATCCGACCGCACTTTTCATTGAAAAACAAGATAGTCTGGCTGCGGAAGTCCCTGTTTCTCTTGTCTATAATGGTATTGCGCATACCGTCATGATGTGTTCTCCACAAGATTTAGAGGATTTTGCTTTAGGCTTTTCATTGGCAGAAGGTATTATTGAGAAAAAAGCGGATATTTATGGCATTGATGTGGTGGAAGTATGCAATGGAATCGAAGTGCAAATTGAATTATCTAGCCGCCAATTTGTGGCATTAAAAGATCATCGCCGAACATTAACAGGCAGAACAGGATGTGGCATTTGCGGCACAGAACAAATCTCACAAGTTTATAAAAAATTGCCAAAATTAGACCGCACTTTCCAATTTAATTTAAATTTATTAGATGGTTGTTTAGCACAATTACAAGCCAATCAAGCACTCGGAAAAGAAACGGGCGCGACACATGCAGCCGCCTTTTTTGATTTATCGGGTAATTTACTGGCGATTCGAGAAGATGTTGGGCGACATGTTGCACTAGATAAATTAATTGGCTGGCATGCAAAACAAAATCAACCACAAGGATTTGTGTTGGTTTCGAGCCGAGCCAGTTATGAAATGGTTCAAAAATCGGTAGCTTGTGGTATCGAGTTACTTGTTGCGATTTCTGCTGCGACAGATCTCGCCGTGAATATGGCTGAACAACACAATCTTTCCCTTATCGGATTTGCTCGCCCAGGAAAAGCCAATATCTATGCGGGTAAAGAGCGGTTGGTTTTAGCTTAG